A genomic window from Nitrospira sp. includes:
- the larB gene encoding nickel pincer cofactor biosynthesis protein LarB: MNPDQLRALLTNVQQGTLAVPEALKQLRTLPYENLGFASLDHHRALRQGFPEVIFCEGKTVAQVVAIAKTLLRKNKALLATRVEPSVAKALVRLSKRATYHDDARVVAIAPPKLVRRGSVLIVTAGTADIPVAEEARVTADIMGSKTDTLYDVGVAGLHRLLGQQERLHGARVLVVAAGMDGVLPSVVGGLVRQPVIAVPTSRGYGAHFGGLAALLTMLNSCAAGVGVMNIDNGFGAGCLAHRINMVGETDTK, from the coding sequence ATGAATCCAGACCAGTTACGGGCCTTGCTGACGAACGTGCAGCAAGGCACCCTTGCGGTGCCCGAGGCCCTCAAGCAATTGCGCACCCTGCCGTATGAAAATCTGGGCTTCGCCTCGCTCGATCACCATCGAGCGCTTCGTCAGGGATTTCCGGAGGTCATTTTTTGCGAGGGGAAGACGGTCGCCCAGGTCGTGGCCATTGCCAAGACTCTGCTGCGGAAGAACAAGGCCTTGCTGGCGACGCGGGTGGAGCCGTCCGTTGCCAAGGCCCTGGTGCGCCTCAGCAAGCGGGCCACCTATCACGACGATGCGCGCGTAGTGGCGATCGCGCCGCCCAAGCTGGTCCGTCGAGGCTCAGTGCTCATTGTCACCGCAGGAACGGCCGATATTCCCGTTGCCGAAGAGGCACGCGTGACGGCCGATATCATGGGAAGCAAGACCGACACCTTGTACGATGTGGGAGTCGCCGGGTTACATCGGTTGCTCGGTCAGCAGGAACGGTTGCACGGTGCGCGGGTACTGGTTGTGGCGGCCGGCATGGACGGCGTGTTGCCGAGCGTGGTCGGCGGGTTAGTGCGGCAGCCTGTGATTGCGGTGCCGACAAGCCGTGGTTATGGGGCGCATTTCGGGGGCTTGGCTGCGTTGTTGACGATGTTGAATTCTTGTGCGGCCGGGGTCGGGGTGATGAATATCGACAACGGCTTTGGCGCCGGGTGCCTGGCGCACCGCATCAACATGGTGGGGGAGACGGATACGAAGTAG